The following proteins are encoded in a genomic region of Brachypodium distachyon strain Bd21 chromosome 1, Brachypodium_distachyon_v3.0, whole genome shotgun sequence:
- the LOC106865676 gene encoding uncharacterized protein LOC106865676, translated as MTRPDLACPVQQACLHMHNPQDEHLALVKRILRYVRGTTTLGFQLLASPSTEVIAYSDADWAGCPDTRRSTSGYCVYIGDSLISWSSKRQPTVSRSSAEAEYRAVANAVAECCWLKQLLGELDCVFLKATVFLYKFDGADACFALAPRTYGAGA; from the exons ATGACGCGTCCCGACCTCGCCTGTCCTGTCCAACAGGCGTGCCTTCACATGCACAACCCGCAGGACGAACACCTGGCGCTGGTGAAGCGCATCCTGCGCTATGTTCGTGGTACGACTACGCTCGGTTTCCAGCTGCTCGCCTCACCGTCCACCGAGGTGATCGCGTACTCGGATGCCGACTGGGCAGGCTGTCCAGACACCAGGCGTTCTACTTCTGGCTACTGCGTCTACATCGGCGATTCCCTCATCTCTTGGTCGTCGAAACGCCAACCAACAGTATCCCGGTCAAGCGCCGAGGCGGAGTATCGGGCAGTGGCCAATGCTGTAGCCGAATGCTGCTGGCTCAAGCAGCTTCTGGGCGAGCTGGACTGCGTATTTCTGAAGGCAACCGTG TTTCTCTACAAATTCGATGGTGCAGATGCATGCTTCGCCTTGGCACCACGTACGTACGGCGCCGGCGCATAG
- the LOC100833365 gene encoding GDSL esterase/lipase At5g45910 — protein sequence MAVSRELLLVALLVVFSCDLMAVSGQKFNALYSFGDSMSDTGNLCVNGAPAGLTLTQPPYGETFFGRATCRCSDGRLVVDFLAERFGLPLLPPSKQGSADFKKGANMAIIGATAMGSSFFQSLGVGDKIWNNGPLDTQIQWFQNLLPSVCGSSCKTYLSKSLFVLGELGGNDYNAQLFGGYTPEQAAGQSPAIVDGIGSGAEKLISLGAMYIVIPGVLPVGCFPIYLTLYQTSNGGDYDQYGCLKRFNALSQRHNSLLQAKVSSLQSKYPWAKIMYADFYSHVYDMVKSPSSYGFSTNLRACCGAGGGKYNYQNGARCGMAGASACGNPASSLSWDGIHLTEAAYKKIADGWVNGAYCHPAILS from the exons ATGGCGGTGTCTCGGGAGCTGCTGCTCGTGGCGCTCCTGGTGGTGTTCTCGTGTGATCTCATGGCGGTGTCGGGGCAGAAGTTCAACGCCCTTTACAGCTTCGGCGACTCCATGTCCGACACCGGCAACCTCTGCGTCAATGGCGCCCCCGCCGGGCTTACCCTGACGCAGCCCCCCTACGGCGAGACCTTCTTCGGCCGCGCCACCTGCCGCTGCTCCGACGGCCGCCTTGTCGTCGACTTCCTCG CTGAGAGGTTcgggctgccgctgctgccgccgtcgaaGCAAGGGTCAGCCGACTTCAAGAAGGGCGCCAACATGGCCATCATCGGCGCCACCGCCATGGGCTCCAGCTTCTTCCAGTccctcggcgtcggcgacaAGATCTGGAACAACGGCCCCCTCGACACCCAGATCCAGTGGTTCCAGAACCTCCTCCCCTCCGTCTGCGGCTCCT CGTGCAAGACGTACCTGTCGAAGTCCCTCTTCGTGCTCGGCGAGCTGGGGGGGAACGACTACAACGCGCAGCTGTTCGGCGGGTACACgccggagcaggcggcggggCAGAGCCCGGCGATCGTCGACGGCATCGGCAGCGGCGCTGAGAAGCTGATCAGTCTAGGAGCCATGTACATCGTCATCCCGGGTGTCCTCCCCGTGGGCTGCTTCCCCATCTACTTGACCCTTTACCAGACCTCCAACGGCGGGGACTACGACCAGTACGGGTGCCTGAAGCGGTTCAACGCGCTGTCGCAGCGCCACAACTCGCTGCTCCAGGCCAAGGTGTCCAGCCTCCAGAGCAAGTACCCCTGGGCCAAGATCATGTACGCCGACTTCTACTCCCATGTCTACGACATGGTCAAGAGCCCCTCCAGCTACG GGTTTAGCACGAATTTGAGGGCGTGCTGTGGAGCGGGAGGGGGCAAGTACAACTACCAGAACGGGGCGAGGTGCGGCATGGCGGGCGCCTCGGCGTGCGGGAACCCGGCGTCGTCGCTCAGCTGGGACGGGATCCACCTCACGGAGGCGGCATACAAGAAGATCGCCGACGGGTGGGTCAATGGGGCCTACTGCCACCCGGCCATTCTGTCCTAG
- the LOC100835488 gene encoding GDSL esterase/lipase At5g45920 produces MRPSIVLFGDSITEESFGEGGWGAYLANHYSRSADVILRGYSGYNTRWAARVLARAVTGIPSASVAAVTVLFGANDASLPTRASAFQYVPLGEYRENLRAICALLRDRWPAAAVILVTPPPVDERGRLRFIGGGGGDGSGLPERTNQATGEYARACVQVAVECGLRVIDIWSRMQMFPGWETSFLRDGLHLTPRGNRLLFEEVVWALGDANLSLEALPADLPLCSDIDPDNAAKYFEEEEEEE; encoded by the exons ATGAGGCCGTCGATCGTGCTGTTCGGGGACTCGATCACGGAGGAATCCTTCGGTGAGGGCGGCTGGGGGGCTTATCTAGCCAACCACTACTCCCGCTCCGCCGACGTGATCCTGCGCGGGTACAGCGGCTACAACACGCGCTGGGCGGCCCGCGTCCTGGCCCGCGCCGTGACCGGCATCCCGAGCGCGTCCGTGGCCGCGGTCACCGTGCTCTTCGGCGCCAACGACGCGTCCCTCCCCACCCGCGCCAGCGCCTTCCAGTACGTGCCACTCGGCGAGTACAGGGAAAACCTCCGCGCCATCTGCGCGCTTCTCCGGGACCGGTGGCCTGCCGCCGCTGTTATCCTTGTCACGCCGCCACCGGTGGACGAGCGAGGCCGGCTCCGGttcatcggcggcggcggcggggacgggtCCGGGCTTCCTGAGAGGACGAACCAGGCCACGGGGGAGTATGCAAGGGCTTGTGTGCAAGTGGCTGTGGAGTGCGGGCTTAGGGTGATTGATATCTGGTCCCGGATGCAGATGTTCCCCGGCTGGGAGACCTCATTCCTCAG GGATGGGCTGCACCtgacgccgagggggaaccGGCTGCTGTTCGAGGAGGTGGTGTGGGCGCTGGGAGACGCCAACCTCAGCCTCGAGGCGCTGCCGGCCGACCTGCCGCTCTGCAGCGACATCGACCCCGACAACGCCGCCAAGTACTtcgaagaggaggaagaagaggagtgA